The proteins below come from a single uncultured Fibrobacter sp. genomic window:
- a CDS encoding MotA/TolQ/ExbB proton channel family protein, translating to MSKMLQSFSPESDGWQFMWIILVVFLIGLGFSIERIIYIMVKSAKGRKDFLAKFGTHISAQRYDEALSYANATKLPIARVMAAIVAARNGGRENMSAACDAVFLTEAPRLTRYISIIQVMASISTLLGLMGTIYGLIFTFDAVANKPAAERAKALSDGIAIAMGTTLLGLLSAVPLLVIVGLLNMNSERLIQEMEEKGLKIINSLA from the coding sequence ATGTCTAAAATGCTTCAATCCTTCAGCCCCGAATCCGATGGTTGGCAGTTCATGTGGATCATCCTCGTGGTGTTCCTGATTGGCCTCGGTTTCTCTATCGAACGCATTATTTACATCATGGTAAAGAGCGCTAAGGGCCGTAAGGATTTCTTGGCTAAGTTCGGCACCCACATTTCCGCCCAGCGCTATGACGAAGCCCTGAGCTATGCCAACGCAACCAAGCTCCCGATCGCCCGCGTGATGGCTGCAATCGTTGCTGCCCGTAACGGTGGTCGCGAAAACATGTCTGCTGCTTGCGACGCAGTGTTCCTGACCGAAGCTCCCCGTCTTACTCGTTATATCAGCATTATCCAGGTGATGGCTTCCATCTCTACGTTGCTCGGACTTATGGGTACGATTTACGGTCTGATCTTCACCTTCGACGCCGTGGCTAACAAACCGGCTGCAGAACGTGCCAAGGCTCTTTCCGACGGTATCGCTATCGCTATGGGTACCACGCTCCTCGGCCTTCTCTCCGCTGTGCCTCTTCTGGTCATCGTGGGTCTCCTCAACATGAACTCCGAACGCCTCATCCAGGAAATGGAAGAAAAGGGCCTCAAGATTATCAACTCCCTCGCTTAA